The genomic interval TCTGTCAGATGCTCTAGGTCAGGCCCTCACTGAGGATCTTCCCTTGATCCATTCTCACAGACAGATATCTCTGAGCAAGGGCCTGAGTCTGGCAGGTCAGGTCACCATGAAGGCACTCCTCTTGGTGCTTTCTCTctgggcagggctggttcctGCCCAGGGTTCTCAAGGCCATCCCTCGTGGCGCTACATCTCCTCTGAGGTGGTCATTCCCAGGAAGGAGCTGCACCATGGCAAAGGTGTTCAGATACCAGGATGGCTGTCCTACAGTCTGCATTTTGGGGGCAAGAGGCACATTATCCACATGCGGCACAAGAAACTGTTTTGGTCCAGACATCTGCTGGTGATGACTCAGGACGACCAAGGAGCCTTGCAGATGGACTATCCCTTCATTCCTCCAGACTGTTACTACGTCGGCTACCTGGAGGAGATTCCTCTTTCCATGGTCACCGTGGACACATGCTATGGGGGTCTTGAGGGTATCATGAAGTTGGATGACCTTGCCTATGAAATCAAACCCCTCAGCAATTCCCAAAGGTTTGAGCACATTGTTTCTCAGATAGTGGCAGACACAAATGCGACGGGACCTACCTATAAAGTGGGATACAAGCAGGATATGGACACCTTGTTCCCTCAAGAAATTGCCATTCCAGGCTCCAGACTCAGTAACAGGATATTTTCCTCCCATAAATCCATGATCAAAGGATTTGCTCAAAGCTCCAATTCAGTATATCGTTTATATAATAATGTAACAACATGTGCAAAGTTTCTGATAGATATGGTTAGTTTAATGGACTCAATATATAAAGGCCTTGATATAAAATTCCATCTTACTGCAATCCTAATATTTGATGTAAGAGATCCAGTCAACATGAATGATTATAGATTGCCATCTGGTCAATACCACAGATTTCATGAGAATTACTTGTTCAGAATCATAAATCCAAGTTCATCCTTTGTTGTGGTTAAGGAAGGACCACAAGACTATCAAAATGAGCCTGCAGCCTTCGGTTTATGCTCTCCTCGATGCCTACATATGGTTGGTCACCTGGGAAGACATTATTTATTGTTAGCTGTGATAACTTCCCAATACTGTGCAAGATCAATTGGTATTCCTTTTGATAATCCTGAGTGCAGTTGCCAGAGGAGGTCCAGCTGCATCATGTACAGATATCCTGTGTTGACAGATTCCTTTAGTAACTGTTCTTTTGCACACTTACAAAATGTTCTGAGCATTAACAAGCATTGCCTATTCAATGAAGAAGTGATATTCTTTAACACAAGCCTGACACATATACGCTGTGGAAACTCTATAGTAGAAGAGAAGGAAC from Mustela erminea isolate mMusErm1 chromosome 5, mMusErm1.Pri, whole genome shotgun sequence carries:
- the LOC116590261 gene encoding disintegrin and metalloproteinase domain-containing protein 29-like: MKALLLVLSLWAGLVPAQGSQGHPSWRYISSEVVIPRKELHHGKGVQIPGWLSYSLHFGGKRHIIHMRHKKLFWSRHLLVMTQDDQGALQMDYPFIPPDCYYVGYLEEIPLSMVTVDTCYGGLEGIMKLDDLAYEIKPLSNSQRFEHIVSQIVADTNATGPTYKVGYKQDMDTLFPQEIAIPGSRLSNRIFSSHKSMIKGFAQSSNSVYRLYNNVTTCAKFLIDMVSLMDSIYKGLDIKFHLTAILIFDVRDPVNMNDYRLPSGQYHRFHENYLFRIINPSSSFVVVKEGPQDYQNEPAAFGLCSPRCLHMVGHLGRHYLLLAVITSQYCARSIGIPFDNPECSCQRRSSCIMYRYPVLTDSFSNCSFAHLQNVLSINKHCLFNEEVIFFNTSLTHIRCGNSIVEEKEQCDCGSIKQCASNPCCGNNCKLETTFLCDKGLCCTNCTFSAVGTLCRPIRNICDLPEYCKGGSSECPDNFYMQDGTPCTEEGYCYRGNCTDRTMHCKEIFGANTVEGPGACYRINKKGHQFGHCKREFSARNFIRCGDQDVKCGRLQCTNVTHLPQLQEHVGFHQSKISGVWCWGLDTHRSTGTTDVGHVRPGTPCGHGKFCNN